A stretch of DNA from Enoplosus armatus isolate fEnoArm2 chromosome 15, fEnoArm2.hap1, whole genome shotgun sequence:
ATGACGCTGTGTCGGGCCTGCAGCTCGCTGGGAGCCAGGAAGGGCCGGTCACCCCCGCAGACCTGGGAACAGAATGGAGAGGGTCAGTGAAGAAGGATCACACAGCTAGTGGACAGGTCGGGATTTTCTTGAAAGTCCTGTTTACATTTCCACCTACCCCCTCCATTTTCTTGTTGTACAGATCCTTTGCGGCCGCTACTGCTGCCAAATTATTCGCCTCTGCTGTGGCCTGAGAGGAAGCAGATGAAAATATAgtgatcatttattttaaggtactttaacTTTATAGATCCCAAGCAGGGAAATGTGTCACAGCCGGGGAAATATAACAACAGATGCTTAGATAAGTAACTTTAAAAACTAGAATAATATACACattatgtatacatgtgtacaaataaagcatgaaaaactaaaataaaaggTACTAAATACTAGATACACTGACAAAAATAGTAAATTTAAAGTGCAATGAGACAAAAGtagtaaaatatttttaatttcttctaGAAAGACGATGAGGAAAATGTACCTGCAGCATGGATTTTGGATGTGGCAGCTCCTCACCTTGGTATATTTTGATGTACGCCTGAAATAAAGGGgcaacaaaaataattaaaagtaacAGAAGTGGTTAAATCatcaagtaaaataaatatgttggaTTTAGACACAGTCgtgtgcagaaacacagagtggAACAGTTACTAatatacacaataaaataacaagTTTTAGCTATAAAGATAAAATATGTCAAAACTAATATCAGTATTGAAAAGAAAGTACAGTGTTGGCTCGAGTGTTAGATATTAGCGTGGTCCTTTGCTCTGACCTTGAAGTACTCCACCAGGCCTCTGCAGGTGATTTTGCTGCCGTTGATCTCCTTCACGTCGATGTTACGAGGACTGAGCAGCCAGGGGACCAGAACCTTCAGGTTGTTCAAGAAGTCGCCATCGATCTCTAGACGGGGAAGAGAGGCAGCGGCtggtgagtgtgcgtgtgtgtgtgtgagtgtgtgtgtgtgtgtgtgtgtgtgtgtgtgtgtgtgtgagtgtgtgtgtgtgtgtgtgtgtgtgtgtgtgtgtgtgtgagtgtgtgtgtgtgtgtgtgtgagtgtgtgtgtgtgtgtgtgtgtgtgtgtacagtctgTGCTGAAGTTCAACAGTGTTTGCTCGGTGACGTTTCTGGTGGTGCATGTGGTGGTCCAGGAAAAGAAATGGGAAAGATCAGCATTTCGGAGCAGCAAACAGTAAGACTCTTAGCGGCTTGTTTCCCCCGGGCGCTGCTCCTGCACCGGCTGTGTGGTTACATATTTATACCTGTTTCTTAGATTTGTAGATATATATCTAACTTAAATACTTCAACCTGTCTGTGTTAACTCAAAACCATAACTTACATCACTTATTTGTATTTCTCACACATAATTCACACATTTTAGTAAGGAGCATTGTAAATGATGCATTTCTGTTCTACCTACACTCACCTATTCCCTAAATGATCTCATTCAAATGTATACATATGTGACTTTTGTGAGTTAAtagccatgctaacatgctaatgtttagcaggtaatagTTGTtaatcatgttagcatgctaagtcctaattagcactaaatacaaagtacagctgaggctgttgaGAATGTCTTTTTGCAAGTATTAAGTACTGTATTTGACGATTTAAAGTTTTGATCTGATGAGAGATGAAAAGTCACAGGATtgccaaagttattacagttttcCCTACGGGgaacattaatgtctgtaccaaatgtcatggctaTCCTTCCAAaagacatttcacaataaaatccTCTGGGAataatgaatgtctgtagaaagTTTCATGGCGATCCGTCCAAATCGTTAGTtagtcaagatatttcagtctgaactaAAATGACAGACATCGCCATCCCTAGTGTGACTGAAATAATTTCATATTGTTTATGTTTAATGTAACCGATAGGCGCAATCCACCCATTTCAAACCTGACTCTGATGATCACTCAAGGTCAGAAACTTTTAACAAGGAACCCTACTGTACATGAAAGACTGAATGAAGCGTTGTAAGACAGAGGATAGGTACCTGTAATTCTCCCGTCAAAGTGTGGGTTGGTGGCCACTTTGAGGCCAGGGTGAGGCATCAGGAAACAGGAGATGTTGGTGAAGCAGGAGTGGATGTGTTTACGCACGTTCTGCAGCTCTTCGTGCTGGTTCTCTGAGATCTACACCGCAAACACGACCACATAGATCACGTTTTATAGTTTGGTTAGTTCGCCTCATGTGGGTTTGTACAGCGATTGTTTAAAACTGCACGTTCAGcatgacagcagagaaaactgaCGTGACAGGACTGGAAGTGAGAACTGACCTTCAGTCTCTTCTCGAGGAACTTCATGCCTCCCTCCTGTCCGTAGGGAAACTCATACGGAAAGCTCCAGTCTCGAACCAGGAAAATCATggactaagaaaaaaaaaaaaagctaccaTGTGTTGATGATATCTCGTACCGTACATTACGATCAAATAGTATAATTCACTGCCTTTTTGTTGCAGACACCTTCTAATCTTTTCCTGTGATTATCTAAACTTTCCATTGCTCACTAAATTTCCTTACATAACAAACCTCAATCCAATATTTCAAgatgattaaaacaaacagcaataaacataataatttCCAAATGTCATTTCCTACCATTTGGATGCAATCAGTTAAAAATCCATCCAGCAAGTGAAGATGATATACAGTACCTGGAATGGTTTGAGGAAAGTCTCCTCCATAGCTAGTCTGCCGTACTCtgtgaaaagctgaaacaacaTGGATGTGAAATGTTGTGATTAAGTCTCACCGTCATTTTTATAAACGATCAACAGGAGTGTGACCGCTAGGATGCTTAAGAAAGCATCTACAGGAGCACATGAATTCAGATTCGAATATGTGTAGAAGTCTGTTCACAGGATTTATGTTTCTGCTAGAAGTCAACTCATATATCTAAATGCTAATATACATGTCAGTGATGCTTTAGTGTTGACAGCGTTACCTGCAAGTGCTGAAGGTCGTCCTCTTGTACATTCTGCGAGATGTTGTAGACCTAAAAACATCCGTTTATAGTATCATTTCTTTAAAGCACTTCCACATGGAAGTATGTAGTACATCTATTTAATAAAACCATCATGGTGAGTGAAAACAGAGGAACATAACAGTCAAAGAACAAACAAGACTGAACGTCTACAGCCACGGCTCTGTGaggtgttttgagctaaatgctaaaatgctcacaatgacaataacatgctcatgtttagcaggtatgatgttcaccatgttcactgtcatgttagcatgctaacatttgccaattagcagtaaacacaaagtgctgcacagctgagcctgatgggaatgtcattcggtttggtcacaaaccaacagtattggacaaattcaaattctgACCTGCTGTTGGTGCTAAATTAAATACAAAGTGTTGACAATTCATCCTAAAGGGGGACATGACTgtgtgaaccaaatttcatggaaatccattcagtagttgacatttcactcaaaactacaaatgtcaacctcatggtggcgctagaggaaaagtcagaggatcaccaaagtcattaggactCATTCTCAGGGGACCATGACCACaacaatagctgttgagatatttcagtctggaccaacgtTATGCAGTTATGCTAGCTCGGCTAAAAATATAAACCTATTCATTCACATAAACATACAATATTACTAAAGACTAAAGTCACTGTACCTGCATGGAGCTGATCATGGTGCTCAGCGCGAACACAGTGGCTGAATCCCTCAGTGTCGACTGGCTATCAAACGTGCCTTGTGTGTCCATTAGCAATACAGCGACctgtgaaaagacacaaagactcTGAGCAGCGCTGCGAGGTGAAGCTAGTGCGCTGAGGAAAGTGAGATGTAGCAGAGTGTGTGGGGGATTAGAGAAGTGCTGCAACTCCTTCATGTAGGCACTGAAAATGAGTAAGGAACCATCTGAGCTCAGTTTGGTTTTGAATGGAGATTTAAACGGAGAAAAGCTCTTGAACGAGTCAAATCTACTCTGactcttaaaaaaacacatacaacataAGTACAATTAGGATCAAATTTAAAGCTGACAACCAGCAGCACTCTGGCTATTGGTCTGCTTTGTTGCTGCCTTCTGTGACTAAAGATGAGAGACATTTGGCTGATGCAGGCGTAAAAGAAGCTAGTTAGAAGTGTTTCTATGCATAAATGGCTTCTCTCAAGTTAACCGACCAAAGTGTGGTTTCACGGGGCAGCttgtaagtgtgagtgtgtgtatctataTGAATATAAAGGCTTACGCAGACCTGTTGCcaagatgaataaaaatataaaaaaggtaGTGTAAAAGGTTAATAAAGTATCTGTGTCATATTTAATTATGTCGCAGTGTATCTGGTTGCATTGTAATAGTCTACTTTATGGTATACAGTCACAGACTTCACCTTTCTGCCGTCTGGCTTGTCCACGAGGAAGACCTCACTCCAGATCTGGATCCCGGTGGTCTCCCTCTCCGAGCCCCCCCTCCAGGAGAAGCCGGTCAGAGGCTCGTCTGCATCTCCGAGCCAGCTGTCAGACGCCTGAGCACAACGGGATCAGAAGTGTTAGTACAATGGATATCttcttttaatgaaatgtggGATATTTGGTCAGTATGTGGTCTGCTGCTTTACAGCATTACTGttagattattttattgttaattgatttgaatttattta
This window harbors:
- the atl1 gene encoding atlastin-1 isoform X2 produces the protein MAKHRKDRDSWGSLGDKNVYDWSSEEEEPDGRARPVQVLLVKDDHTFELDEAALSRILLAEEVRDREVVAISVAGAFRKGKSFLMDFMLRYMYNHASDSWLGDADEPLTGFSWRGGSERETTGIQIWSEVFLVDKPDGRKVAVLLMDTQGTFDSQSTLRDSATVFALSTMISSMQVYNISQNVQEDDLQHLQLFTEYGRLAMEETFLKPFQSMIFLVRDWSFPYEFPYGQEGGMKFLEKRLKISENQHEELQNVRKHIHSCFTNISCFLMPHPGLKVATNPHFDGRITEIDGDFLNNLKVLVPWLLSPRNIDVKEINGSKITCRGLVEYFKAYIKIYQGEELPHPKSMLQATAEANNLAAVAAAKDLYNKKMEGVCGGDRPFLAPSELQARHSVIREEALQVFRGVKKMGGEEFSRRYLQQLEGEIDEVFVQYIKHNDSKNIFHAARTPATLFVVIFVMYVAAGITGFVGVDIIASLCNMILGLALITLCTWAYIRYSGEYRELGAVIDQVAGALWDQALYKLYNVAANHRHLYHHAFPGPQVDEVAEEQDKKRD
- the atl1 gene encoding atlastin-1 isoform X3 → MAKHRKDRDSWGSLGDKNVYDWSSEEEEPDGRARPVQVLLVKDDHTFELDEAALSRILLAEEVRDREVVAISVAGAFRKGKSFLMDFMLRYMYNHASDSWLGDADEPLTGFSWRGGSERETTGIQIWSEVFLVDKPDGRKVAVLLMDTQGTFDSQSTLRDSATVFALSTMISSMQVYNISQNVQEDDLQHLQLFTEYGRLAMEETFLKPFQSMIFLVRDWSFPYEFPYGQEGGMKFLEKRLKISENQHEELQNVRKHIHSCFTNISCFLMPHPGLKVATNPHFDGRITEIDGDFLNNLKVLVPWLLSPRNIDVKEINGSKITCRGLVEYFKAYIKIYQGEELPHPKSMLQATAEANNLAAVAAAKDLYNKKMEGVCGGDRPFLAPSELQARHSVIREEALQVFRGVKKMGGEEFSRRYLQQLEGEIDEVFVQYIKHNDSKNIFHAARTPATLFVVIFVMYVAAGITGFVGVDIIASLCNMILGLALITLCTWAYIRYSGEYRELGAVIDQVAGALWDQGSTNEALYKLYNVAANHRHLYHHAFPGPQVDEVAEEQDKKRD
- the atl1 gene encoding atlastin-1 isoform X1 → MAKHRKDRDSWGEWSLGDKNVYDWSSEEEEPDGRARPVQVLLVKDDHTFELDEAALSRILLAEEVRDREVVAISVAGAFRKGKSFLMDFMLRYMYNHASDSWLGDADEPLTGFSWRGGSERETTGIQIWSEVFLVDKPDGRKVAVLLMDTQGTFDSQSTLRDSATVFALSTMISSMQVYNISQNVQEDDLQHLQLFTEYGRLAMEETFLKPFQSMIFLVRDWSFPYEFPYGQEGGMKFLEKRLKISENQHEELQNVRKHIHSCFTNISCFLMPHPGLKVATNPHFDGRITEIDGDFLNNLKVLVPWLLSPRNIDVKEINGSKITCRGLVEYFKAYIKIYQGEELPHPKSMLQATAEANNLAAVAAAKDLYNKKMEGVCGGDRPFLAPSELQARHSVIREEALQVFRGVKKMGGEEFSRRYLQQLEGEIDEVFVQYIKHNDSKNIFHAARTPATLFVVIFVMYVAAGITGFVGVDIIASLCNMILGLALITLCTWAYIRYSGEYRELGAVIDQVAGALWDQGSTNEALYKLYNVAANHRHLYHHAFPGPQVDEVAEEQDKKRD